In Lolium rigidum isolate FL_2022 chromosome 7, APGP_CSIRO_Lrig_0.1, whole genome shotgun sequence, the DNA window ctccccgtgtgtcaatgcggcatgaacccactatcgagcataaatactccctcttggagttactagcatcaacttggccagagcctctactaataacggagagcatgcaagatcataaacaacacatatgtaataacttgataattaacataacatggtattctctatccatcggatcccgacaaacacaacatagagtattacagatagatgatcttgatcatgttaggcagtcacaagatccaataatgaagcacaatgaggagaagacaaccatctagctactgctatggacccatagtccaggggtgaactactcactcatcactccggaggcgaccatggcggtgtagagtcctccgggagatgaatcccctctccggcagggtgccggaggagatctccgtgaatcccccgagatgggattggcggcggcggcgtctctggaaggttttccgtatcgtggtttttcgcatcaggggtttcgcgacggaggctttaagtaggcggaagggcggagtcggagggctgacgaggggcccacaacatagggcggcgcgggcccccctctggccgcgcggccctatggtggcggcgcctcgtcgccccacttcgtatccctttcggtcttctggaaggttcgtggaaaaataggaccctgggtcttgatttcatccaattccgagaatatttcgttactaggatttctgaaaccaaaaacagcagaaaacaagaactggctcttcggcatcttgttaataggttagttccagaaaatgcacgaatatgacataaagtgtgcataaaacatgtaggtatcatcaataatatggcatggatcataagaaattatcgatacgtcggagacgtatcacggcacggtgaaggacgagcccgacgagcgcagcaagcaggaggtcgtcaccgatgaCATGtataacttccaccagtactacggcaCCTCTAGCCGCCCCAAGTACTACTAggttagggtttagtttaaatttcatcgaatttcgttcgaatctatgtaatatatatagcaagtttgaatgaattcactTAAGTTTTAAATatctgaaattttgtttggggtgcgcggttggggagcgacgtccccaaacgcgacacgaacgaaacacgtccccgaaCGCTCGTTCCGgcgtcgtttgggggacgtggctggagatgctcttaggaggatggttgtatccctagccaccagagttcaaaccctggGTTTCATATTTGTGCGTCTCATAAAGGCGAAATAtttattcagtgggaggcgacgtcccGTCGACAGCAAGGCGGTCGTGGTGACtttgtcaatttcaagatccaatccaccgGCTCAATCTTTCGGTGGTGCTCATAGTGGTAGGATGTGCGTGTGTGCATTCATAGGGttaagtgtatgcgcgtgtatatgagcatctacgtttgtactgtgtttctaaaaaaaattatgtttaTGTATGCAATTACATATAGATGTGCAATTACACATATATTCGCAATTGCATGTACATATTGCATACATATGTGCAATTATGTATGCATACATATGTACATGCGCAATTGCATACATATGTGCAATTACATATAAAAGAAATATGAAGAAAAATATTATAGGGGCAATTTCGCAATTGCACATATGTCCGCAATTGCATATGAAAATAATCCCAGCACCAACCGCTTCCAAAAACGAGTCGATTCAAAACTGCCATGATTCATCGGGAAACATCACGTGATGCACAAAAACAGCAATCAACGTGATTCTTCTCATTCAAATAGTAATAATTAGCCACATGCGATTGGAGTACACAAAAACTAACCGAGCACCACAATAAAATTCATAAAATAAACAtcaaataaaaaatacaaaaaaacaatGGAAGATACTACAACGCGTACTCTGGTGATCTGGTCCGTCTTCAGTTCAGCAGGCTGCTCATACGCCTGAAATATAAAAGCCTAAACCAACTACAGCCCGCTAGCAAGCCATGGAAGGCTAAACCATCGAAGGATTGAACGCTAGCTTGTTTCTTGGCTAACCGACAGTTAGCAAAAGGGCAGAAAATAAACCTAGCAGGCAGAAGCAAAAAAAACAGAACGGTTCGCACCCCCGCGTCGCCTCCTCCTGGCGACCGGGGGgacgaaaccctagcccgccgccgcctcccccagcCACacctctcctcctcgtcgtcccccgAGACGCCGCCGGTCAAAGGCTgcgacgccggtgaagggggcggcggggatttaAGCTCTCGGCTCCTGGCGCGGCGATCGGAGGAGGAACGCCGTGCGAGGCTTGCTggtgccggcgcggccgggcgggAGACGACCCTGCTTCGATCTGCTCCTCCGGAGCGGCCGGGGCCAGGGCGTGGTCGACGGACGCCCGCTCTGGTGGGGGCTTGGGCACTTGAGGCGTCGGCCTCTGCGAGGTGAGGGCGGCTTGGGACCTGGCGGCGGGGGGCGCTGGCTGGTGCTGGAGACCGCCTCCATGGTCGCGTGGGTggcgtggaggtggaggagggagcTCACGGCGCGGTGGTTGCCCCGTCGACCCTGCGTCAGATCTGAAGTCGGCGGCCGGAGGCTGCGTAGTTCCCACCCCAAGGCCATGGAGCCTGGCGTCCTCGCCGGATCCGCGGGCTTTGTTGGGGTGGCAGGTTCGGGGGCTCTGGCCGGGAGAGATCCTTGGCCGGCGGGCCGGCCACGGTGTCGGCGACGTCTCGGACGCCGTCATCCTTCTTGGAGGCGATGCCGAGGTACATCCTCCTTCCCCCACCCTCCCCTTGTGCCCGGGTGAAAACCTTAGGTCTACGGATTGGGCGGCGCTCCGGCGTCGTTCTTCTCCTTGGAGACGTCGCCTTGGGACGGCGGGAGGTGGGCGTTCTGCGTGTGTGTTTTGGTCTGCTGGTGGCGGCGttttccgtctctccttcggcgaGCTCTGTCTGGAAGCTGAAGTCTTTTGGGGTGCCGGTGAGGTGGCCGGTGGCGATGCTCGTTGTTCTTTGCGTGCGGTGACCTTGTCTGGCGATGGTCCTTGGCACCCTGCCCAGGTGCTCTTGCGTGCTCTAGGGTGAGCTACTCCGCCTGCTGATGGTTCGACGCCCTACGATCCAGGGTGAGAAGGTTGGGGCCTtcttcggaggtggaggcggatggTAGGCTGGCTGCGTTGCGCCAAGACTTGATGTCGGCAGGGCTCTCCGGTGGCGAGCTGCACGGCATTGCTTCTCCTAAGCTTTGCCTCTCCCTCTAGATGATGACATCAAGATCAAGTTGCGTTCTTTGTTATCTTTAGTGTGTTTGGTCCTTGATGTTTGTAAGCTGTTTTCAGCACTTTGTAACTCTGCcattgtggctttattaatttaaagctgagcctttggccttatgtttaaaagaagaaaaaaaaaacacggcTGGACTGTGCCAGCTGGCTTGGCTAATTGgtaggcagtttttttttttttgcgaatgaggCAGTTATTTGATTCGCAGACTCTCGGGTGACAACACCATCTTCTTTAATTACAACGCTGAACTTATTCGTCAGGCAACACAAACATCTGATCAGAACGACATAAAAACACTTTAAAAAATAATCAAAGATCAAACTATATCGATCCTTCTCTTTTGTTCTTGTCATGTGCACTTCACCTAACCATGCCACGTCAGTTCCCACCGCCACTCCCTTCTCCATAGCCATGCACCACGCCCTTCCCCGCCGGCAACGCCGCAATGGCCGGCGGCTTGAACCCCGGCAGGTCGCACGGGATGTGCGGGATGAAGGGGCAGTGGTTTCTCGGGTCGGCGTAAAACAGGGCACACTCGAATGGCGGCCGCTGCCCGGGGAACCCGGGGATGCAGTTCCGGCGCACGTCGAGCACCCGAGCCCTCACCAGCTCCAAACAGTGATAGCCGACGGAGTGGAAGTAGTTGTCCGACAGCGAGAGGTTGGTGAGCTTGCCGGTCTTGTAGAGCAAGCAGAGCACGTCGGGGACGTGGCCGTAGAGCTGGTTGGAGGCGAGGTTGAGCGCGTCGACGTCGGCGAGGCAGCCGAAAGAGAGCGGGATGGGGCCCCTGATCCGGTTGCCCCCGGCGTCGAACACCGTGAGCCCCTCCACCAGCCCGATCTCGTACGGCAGGCACCCGGAGAGGTCGTTGTTGAGGAAGAGCACCTCGGAGAGCGTGCCGGAGACGTTGAAGATGGACTTAGGGATCGGGCCGGTGAACCGGTTGTTGGCCACCACGAGGTACTGCGCCGTGGTGCTGCCGAAGGTGTCCGGGATGCGGCCGGAGAAGCCGTTGTTGTTGAGGAAGAGGGCCTCGACGGAGATGCCGAAGACCGGGGGCGGCACCTCGCCCGCGAAGCCGTTGAAGCGGAGGTCGAGGAAGAGGAGGCCGCCGAGGGGCGGCACGGCGGCCGGGAAGGCGCCGGAGAAGGCGTTGTTGGAGAGGTCGAGCTCGTAGAAGTAGCGGAGGTGGGTGAGGTCAGGGAGGTCGCCGGAGAAGTTATTGGAGTTGGCGTGGAAGAGGGCCAGGTCCGGGAACGCGTCGATGAAGCCCGCCAGAGTGGGCGCGCAGAGGTGAAAGCCGTTGAAGTCGATGGAGGCGACGGTGAGCGTGGTGTTGGCGTCGGGCGGGAAGTCGCAGTAGAAGCCCTTGTAGGCGGTGCCGTTCCTGTGGCTGGCGCAGATGTCCTTGCCCACCCACGTCGCCGTCACGCCCAGCGGGTCCGACGTGATGGTACGCTTGAACGCGTGGATCACCGGGTAGAGGGCCTTCAGCTTCTCGTTCTCGAAGTCGTCCCACGGCTCcggcgacggcgctggcggcgggcacgccggcggaggcggcggtgggcaCGCTGGTGGAGGCGGTGGGGGAGGTGGTGGGCACGCaggcggaggagggggaggaggtggtggtggaggaggcgggcacgccggcggaggcggcggcgagcatGGGCAGCCTTTCAGCGACCCCGTcgacgaccgcgacggcgcgcacCTGCACCCTACCAGCGACACCGTCGTCGATGGCGCATTGCCGCCGCTCGTCCCTTCAGCAGATCGAGTGCGGCTGGAGCTCTCGGTTGCACTCGCTACGCCGTGCGCCGTGGCAAGCACAACCACCAATGCAAGAACGAGTGCATGGTTTGGCACTCGAACCGCCATTGTCGACACGGCTCTGCTTCTCCCGTCCCTGGATAATGGCGGCTGCCGGCGGGTATAAGAAGAGAGAGGCGGGGCTGTGGCTGGCGCCATGGAGCGATACGCAAGCAGCAACGACACACGAGTACGTATATACACGTACAATTGGAGGTGGGCACGAGTGAATATAGCTTAACGAAGGCGAAACGAAAAGAGGTGGGAAACGAGAGAAGTTCAAGTGCCACAGACGGTAGTGGGGTTGGCGGTTACCTGGTCTTCGTCGGCGGTAGGAGAAGAACTACGAGCAGAAGCGTGGAGTGCAGAGCAGAGTGCATCAACGAAACCTATGGCATGAACATGATCGGGCACCGTCTCCATCCTAACGGAATCTCCCCCGGTGACCGGGTAGAACCCATGTAAAATTCCACCCCCTTTGTTTTGAAAAGGATATCATAGATTTATCTGAATTTTAATGTAATAAATGATGTCTACTGGATAcaactaaatttagacaaattcgtGACATCCTTTTCAGAGGGAGTACTACAATTTAAGTGCAATGGCTAGCTACAATGTGGTCAAATATTTTTGACCTGACGAGTTCCATGGTCAGTGAGGAAAGCAATGTCGTCTGCAGAAAGGTTGGCACCGCAGAAGGGCAGCTACATGATAATGCTGTGTGTGCACTTGTTCTCATTGCTTTGTTCTTGTTAGCATGATTGGAGCCACTAACAAGCTACTCCTTCACAAATCACAATGTGGGATACCGATGCTTCTCAGATATCGGCATGTGGGACTCAGTActctaaacaaaacaaaataaagatgcCTCACCCAGAAAGAAATACAGTACTATACATTGCAAAACTTTAGCTAAACAAGAAAGCTCCTGACGATATGCAAACTGCTCCCATATAGTGGATTAGGAGGCACTCATTTCTTATTGCCAAGGACCCTACATTTGGCAACCCACACAAGTGGCATCAAGGTTTTTATGCTACGGCAGTCCCCACCCAGGATAGATGTCATAGTTGGAAGTTTGGACTGCTAATTGACGTCCCCTAATGCTGAGCTATTGACACTGATACTCGTAGGTAGTATCTGGCACTCCACGACAATTGTTAGTTGCTGCTTTGCCTCCATCATACTACTACCAAACCGTCACAAACACCCAGCATCCTACCAAAAATATAACTGAAATATGTGTAAAGACAAACAAAGACAACAAATTGAGGAACCTTTTTGTTGAACAACTGGAAAGCTTTCCACAGTAAAGCATGTATGAACGATAGATAAATATGTCGTCAGTTAACGACCTTTGAGCTGGATATATCTTTGGATTAATCTAGtgagccatgattgcttgttcaaAAAGTGCTGTGAAGTTCAACCACGGGGAGCACGCATTGCAAATGTATTATAAAATATACAATATAGAATACCCCAGCTACGTATGGTACCTTTCCAGGACAACTACCCATATTGGTTTCAAAATCCTGATGCGACCTGATACTGACAAGCTAAAGGTGACTTAACACGACGAACATGCCAAATAACAGGTTGATGCCCAATAAGCTGCCAAGGTCAACATCCCCCAATTCGTTTGTTACAATCTACGGAACAAACAATTAGAATCAAAGGCACGCGCTGAGACCACATTTGCATATGTTAGCAACAGTACCCCACATACAGGTTGAGGGGGTGACATTGAGAGAAAAGGTACGAAGGTGCGCCCATGGTAAACCTCTGCATGTTTCATGTTCATATGGAAAAAATATACAAATCATTACATTTCTCATATCGAGAGCATCATCTAAACACACGTATCAGCAGTCAAGCATTACGTCCTGGATATCCATAAGTACTTTCAGTGATGGTTCCCGGGTATGGAGACTCTGAGGATGAGGCCAACTGCACTAGACAACTGAAGATCTTCCTGAtaatcaagaagaagaaaaaaaacatgatTAAGAACCATAGCAATTGTCAGGAGAACGATTATGATATTTCAGAACATTTATAAATTACATATGACTGAATGAAAACTTGCCATTTCGAGAGTAACATTAGAAACATGCACCTGTATCAGTGAGCGCAATTGAATGTATTCAGAATGGTTCACATGCTGTCACTAGGATTGAAGTACGGGCAAGCAATGCTGTTAACTACATCTTTCATCGTTTTATTTGAATAGCACACAAATTGGATTCAGATATCTTGCATAAAACAATGCAATTCTGTAAACCACAAATAAATTGCATAAGGCTTCCTATTACTTTATCCAGCAGACAAATCTTTCTGGAAAGACGAGAAGAAAACTCAATAATAATAAAACACCTAAAATTGTGATATATGGGTTCATAAACAGAAATGAGCAATGTTTACCAGAAGATTAAAATGGAGCAGAAACTTGAAAGAACCAACACGGTTTCGAAGGACTGAGGAATCTAGTTTCAGACAACACTGGTTTGATGGACTAGCCAGACTTGCATTTTGCGCAAAATAACTGGTGGTGGCAATTCGTTAAAATTTTCTCTGACGATATGTGACTAACTGACTACCCAGAGAAGCTACACTGGTAAGAGTATCATAATGGATAAAAAAAACTAAGTCAGCAGCACAAGTTACGGTCATACAGCTACTTAATAATTTTTGGGGCCACACGACTGATCGATGTTAATAACTTAAAGATATACCAACATGATTCTTCATATATTCAGAACCAACAATAGACAGTTTTATTCAATTTTAGAACTGACTAATTGCACCTCTTCCTTCAACTTAATCATGTCACAGAAGCCCACTCAAGAAGAGTAGACAGCATTATGCCCCAAACAAGTTCAAATACTTCCATCAATTACATGTTAGTCTCTACTCTCTAGGCCCCACATTTTTTATAACCCTTCATCACTTCACTTCTCATGCCTGATGTCCATAGATTTGACCAGAAACTACAAAGCAATGGCAACTGAATTCCCTTTTAGAGCACCTTCTTGGTTTTTTTTAACCATTGCACAAACTTATGATCCCAAGAGACATTGTACAAATGCCAGTCACACATAGTGTTAACTACATCCACAAATATACTTTAGATGAATAACTTAGAAGCAATTAGATTGGATCACTGAATTTATAGCTCCATCTGTTCACTAATGTAAGACCTTTCAGCTTTTTTTCTAAATGCTTGTATCTAGACGTGCTTTAGTGTGTAACCGTGTAGGTTCACTCATTTTGGTCCATATCTAGTCCACTTTGAAATAGCAGAGGAAGTATATAGCTAGCACATGTGAAAAAAATCAAGTTGATGTAAGAACTCACCAAAATGGACCTTGCATATTTCTTActcagccttcttttgtttgtcTGGTTGTCCGGTCTTGCTAATGATGGTATCGAAGTGCCTTGACAGAACCTTGTGTGCTAAACCAACCTTTTCATCAACAAGATCCTGGTACCTCTCATAGAACGGGGGAACCAACAGAGAAAGTATTGCTCCTAGAAAAAAGCCAAAACAACATAGGCTTAGTATATATATGCAAGAACTATCAATCTATCATGAAAGAATAGCAGATCCAAATACAAGAAATCCATGGGGCATCACAAGGAAGCAAATTCACTATAACTCACCAATGTAAATGAGCGTAAAGAAGTTGAAGAGCAttccaatacatgaaaccaccCATAGAGCTAGTATAACCTTTTGCGCCGAGCAGAACATGAGACAAGATCATACATTAGGTACAGCAATATCATACATTAGGTACAAGTATAGAGAGAAATGTGCGTGTGTGTGGGTGTGGAAGTAAGAACGTGCACAGACAGAAAGAGGTATGTGTGTATAAGAGAGACACCTGTATAAAAACTGTCCTATCTCTCTTGATGGCAATATCATGGCCAACAGCCAACAACCTGTTTATCCATACAAGAGCCCGATCTGCAGCTTTCTGAACAACCACATCCGATACCTCTAGATTAGGAATTGGTGGGAAAGGCCTGCAAACAACAATCTGTTAACACGATATTGCATAAATGAAGTAAAACAACAATCCTGCAGAATACTTAAGTAAGATGGATTAGTATAGAGATTATAAGTTTATAACTAGGCCTAACCAAGTTAACAGTAAAACATTGTGTTGCCAAATTCAACAAGCTCGTGAAGCTGGTTATGGACCACAATCCAGGTCAAAAGACAAAGATGGAGTACTTAACACAAATTACTACAGAAACACAGAGAGGACGTTTCCATATAAGAGGTGTCCATAAAGCATAACCCAAAaaagtcttaagtcgcgaatattcacgcgagcgcacgcgctattgATCTATACTTTCATCTTGTTACTACTATCTAGAAGACAATAAAATGTCTCCCTTATAAGGTGGTCAAAACTTCTCTAGActagcaaggtgggactaaacaTTGCAATGCTTCAACCGTTAAACCACCTATGCTACCTCTGTTCCACTATTGGGCCATGTTGTTCATTTTGGGCCAAGCTAATCTGGTAGGAAGCAGTTCAACAACTAGATGCATTCTTTGGGGCGGTCCATGCATGTTTTATATCCACATGTGGACCCATCTACCCCTGCTCTCTTTTGCTCGTTCATTTGAGGTTCAGGCCCATATAGGCAGGAATTAGGCTTGTTTTGCCCGGTTTGCCTCACATCATGCCACAGTTAGGCTGGTCTTTTCGGTTTGCCTCGCCAGATGTTAGTTTGGACCGGTTTTAAGCAGTTCCACGCCGGTTTCAGTCTGTTTTACCTGAGTCAGCCTGTAGGAGTGATACGTATGCACTTTTTTTGCCGGGGGCTACATTTGACCAgttttatttccttttttattttgccTGCATGCCACAGTAGTATGTATGCTTTTTGTTTTTGCGGGGAAGGTCTGGGATTTTTTCGGTTCGCCAAGCCGGAGGTTTTTTGGGGGCCAGTATTCAACATTTCCAGGTTGGTTCCAGGTTCTTTTGCCCGATGCCTGCATCAAGCGGAATTTAAAGTACAAATTTGGAAGCGAAAAAAAAGGAAGGTGCCATTAGTTGCTCAAAAGAGAGAAGCTCCGGCCTAAAACAATCCCTCAACCGAAAATCTTGGTCTAGGTGGTTCCTAAATATGTGCTTATAagttttagtcaaagtcaaactatgtAAACATTTAACCCAATATTTGGAATTTGAATACAAATTTGAAACCGAAAAAACGCGCCATTAGTTGCTCAAAAGAGAAAAGCTCCAGCCTAAAGCAATCCCTGAACCGACGATTAAAACCACACTCCATGTCAAAACAGAGTATTTATTCCTCTCTCCGGCCATGTCAATGTCTCTTCCTCTCAACCTTGACGAGGCTATCATCAACTGGGAAGAGATTCACACACGTGTTGGAGTAAAACGATGCTGGTACAAATCTTCTT includes these proteins:
- the LOC124670901 gene encoding uncharacterized protein At4g06744-like; protein product: MAVRVPNHALVLALVVVLATAHGVASATESSSRTRSAEGTSGGNAPSTTVSLVGCRCAPSRSSTGSLKGCPCSPPPPPACPPPPPPPPPPPPPACPPPPPPPPPACPPPPPPACPPPAPSPEPWDDFENEKLKALYPVIHAFKRTITSDPLGVTATWVGKDICASHRNGTAYKGFYCDFPPDANTTLTVASIDFNGFHLCAPTLAGFIDAFPDLALFHANSNNFSGDLPDLTHLRYFYELDLSNNAFSGAFPAAVPPLGGLLFLDLRFNGFAGEVPPPVFGISVEALFLNNNGFSGRIPDTFGSTTAQYLVVANNRFTGPIPKSIFNVSGTLSEVLFLNNDLSGCLPYEIGLVEGLTVFDAGGNRIRGPIPLSFGCLADVDALNLASNQLYGHVPDVLCLLYKTGKLTNLSLSDNYFHSVGYHCLELVRARVLDVRRNCIPGFPGQRPPFECALFYADPRNHCPFIPHIPCDLPGFKPPAIAALPAGKGVVHGYGEGSGGGN